ACGCGCTGCTGACCCTGCCGGTGCTGTTCGCCGCGGGGATGAGCCTGCTCGACACCGCGGACGGCTGCTTCATGAACTTCGCATACGGGTGGGCGCTGGCCAAACCGGTGCGGAAGGTCTACTACAACCTGACCGTCACCGGGCTGTCCGTCGCCGTCGCGATCGGCATCGGCGGGATCGAGATCGTCTCCATCCTCGTGGAGAAGCTCGGCATCGAGTCCGGGCCGATCGCCGCGGTCGGGGGCCTGAACCTGGACCACGTGGGGTACGTCATCGTCGGGTTGTTCGTCGTCACCTGGTTGGTCGCCCTGGCCGTCTGGAAGCTCGGCCGGGTGGAGGAGCGCTGGACCACGGGTACGCCCACGCACGAGGCCGAGTAGCCGGCCGCTCAGCTCTCGTCGTAGCGGGGGTCGACCTCCTCCGGGGCCAGGCCGAGCACCTGGGCGACCTCCTCCACGCAGATGTTGTGGACGACGGTCGCGAGCTCCTCAGGGGCGCATCGCGCCTCGATCGGTCGGCGGTAGAGGACGATGCGGGTGCGCCGCAGCCGGCCGCCGGTGACCATCCGGGCCAACGGGATCGGCTCGTCCAGCCACTCGCCCGAGGTGTCGCCGCCGGGCGGGGGCGGCACCTCCTCGACCGCGAAGTCGAGCTGCGCGATCTCCTGCGGCCAGCGGCGCTCCAGCCGCTCGACCGCGTCCAGTACGTAGTCGTCGAACTGCTGTGCCCTGCTGCGGTGCAACGGCACGTCGACCGGCACGAGCGGGCCGCGCAGCCCGCGGCCGTGCCGGTCCCTGCGCCGCGGCCGCCTGCGGTGCGGGCGGGGTCGAAACGTCGTCACCGGGTGAGGCTACCGGGTGTCAGCGTGGCGCCGCGGAGAATGCCGACCGATCACGGTACGGTTCGGCCGTGAGCTCTGTACGCCGTCAGTGCTCCCGCAACGCCTGCCAGAACCCGGCGATTGCCACACTGACCTACGTATACGCGGACCAGACCGCTGTGGTCGGTCCGCTTGCTACGTATGCAGAACCGCACTGCTACGACCTCTGCGCCGACCACGCGGACCGGTTGACCGCGCCCAAGGGCTGGGAGCTGGTGCGGCTCGCGCCCGACCCGTCGTCGCTGCAGCCGAGCAACGACGACCTGGTCGCGCTCGCCGAGGCGGTCAGGGAGGCGGCCAGGCCGCCCACGCCCGGCGTGGCCGAGCCGGTCGGCCAGGGCGTCGAGGTGGGCAGGAAGGGCCACCTCCGCGTGGTCCGGTCGACCCGGTCCGGCTAGCCTCCCGGGGCAGGAGGGGTTGCCGGTGTCGAGTGGCCAGCTTGCCGAGATCTTCAAGGCGTACGACGTCCGCGGCGTCGTACCCGACCAGTGGGACGCCACCGCCGCCAGGCGGATCGGCGCCGCGTTCGCGACTGTCGTCGAGGCGGCGGGCGTGGTCGTCGGCCACGACATGCGGCCGTCGTCGCCCGAGCTGGCCGCCGCGTTCGCCGAGGGCGCGGCCGCGGCCGGTGCGGACGTGACGTCGATCGGGCTGGCCTCCACGGACATGCTGTACTTCGCCAGCGGGCGGCTCGACCTGCCGGGCGCGATGTTCACCGCGAGCCACAACCCGGCGCGCTACAACGGCATCAAGTTCTGCCGGTCGGGGGCGAGACCGATCAGCCAGGCGACCGGACTGACGGAGATCAGGGAGCTCGCCGAGGGCGGCGGCCCTGCGCCGGCACCCCGCGCGGGCACCGTGGCCACCGACGACCAGCTGACGGCGTACGCCGAGTTCCTGCGCAGCCTGGTGCCGCTGCACGATGTGCGGCCGCTGCGGGTCGCCGTCGACGCCGCCAACGGGATGGCCGGCCACACCGCACCCGCGGTGTTCGCGGGCACCCCGGTCGAGGTCCTCCCGCTGTACTTCGAGCTGGACGGCACGTTCCCCAACCACGAGGCGAACCCGCTGGAACCGGCGAACCTGCGCGACCTGCAGGCGTTCGTGCGCGAGACCGGGGCCGACTGCGGGCTCGCCTTCGACGGTGACGCCGACCGGTGTTTCGTCGTCGACGAGCACGGCGAGTCGGTGTCGCCGTCCGCGCTCACCGCCCTCATCGCCGTGCGGGAGCTCGCCCGCGAGCCCGGCGCCAGGGTGATCCACAACCTGATCACCAGCAAGGCGGTGCCCGAGCTCGTACGTGCACACGGCGGCGAGCCGGTACGCACCCGGGTCGGGCACTCGTTCATCAAGGCCGAGATGGCGAAGACGCAGGCGGTGTTCGGCGGCGAGCACTCCGCGCACTACTACTTCCGCGACTTCTGGTACGCCGACTCCGGGATGCTCGCGGCCCTGCACCTGCTCGCCGCGCTCGGCCGGTCGTCCGGCGGGCTCGCGCAGCTGCTCGCCGAGTACGCCAGGTACGCCGGCTCCGGTGAGGTGAACAGCGAGGTCGCCGACCCGGCGGCGGCGCTGGAGCGGGTGGAGCGGGCGTACGCCGGCCAGCCGGACGTCACCATCGACCACCTCGACGGCGTGACGGTGTCCAGTGCGGACTGGTGGTTCAACGTCCGGCCGTCGAACACGGAACCGCTCGTGCGGCTCAACGTGGAGGCCGCCGACGGGGCGCGGCTGAGCCGGCTGCGCGACGAGGTGCTGGCCGTGATCCGCCACGACCCGTGAGGGCGGTAACGTGTGCGCGACGAGGCGGAAAGGACATCATCGTGACGCTCGACCCGTGGCTGCTCGAGGTACTCGCGTGCCCGGCGTGCAAGGCGTCCCTGCGGCCGGTGTCCGACGCCGACGAGCTGGCCTGCACGAGCGACGCCTGCGGGCTGGTCTACCCGATCAGGGACGACGTGCCGGTGCTGTTGGTCGAGGAGGCACGCAAGCCGTGAGCGCTCGGTGGGCATGATGCAGATCGACGAGGACGTGCTCGACGACCAGGACCGGCTCACCGAAGCCGACACCGGCGAGATGCTGCGGGTGGTGGCCGGGGCCGGTGCGCAGATCCGGGAGGCGTCCACGCTGACGCTCGAGGCCGGCGTCGACAAGCTGGCGAACGAGGCGCCGTCGCGCAGCTGCGTGCTCACCGGGATCGGTAGCTCGGCGACGCCGGTGGGACTGGTACGTGCGGTCGTCGGCGTCGACTCGCCGCTGCCGCTCGTCACCCATCCCGGTGGCCGGCTGCCGCGCTGGGTCGGCCCGCTCGACACGGTCTTCGCCGTTTCCCGTTCCGGCACCGCGGTCGAGACGCTCGAGGCGGTCGAGGACGCCGGGCGCAGGGGCTGCGGGCTGGTCGTCGTCGCGCGGCCGGAGTCGCCGCTGGAGGAGCTGGCCAGGCGGTTCCGCGGCCTGTTCGTGCCGGCCGACCGTACGCCGCGGCACACCCGCGCGAGCCTGTGGCACCTTTCTGTGCCGCTGCTGATGGCGGCCGACCGGCTCGGTGTCACCAGCGTGCCCGGCGAGATCATCGCGACCACCGCGGACATCCTGGACCGGGTGGCGGAGGCGTGCCGGCCCACCTGTGAGTCGTTCGTCAACCCGGCCAAGGAGCTCGCCCTGGCCCTCGCCGGCGACCTCCCGGTTGTGTGGGGCAGCGGCGAGGTCGGTGCGTTCGCCGCGGAACGGTTCGTACGGCAGCTCTCCTCGAACGCCAAGTACCCGGGCGTGCAGGCGCGGCTGCGTGAGGTGGCGCACGGCGGCATCGCGCTGCTCGACGGCCCGTTCGCGCGACGTCCCGAGACCGAGCTGTTCCGCGACCGCGTCGACGACGCGGACGGCAGCGAGCAGCCGCGGATCAGGTTGGTGTTGCTGCGCGACGACGCCGAGCCGGAAGACGACCGGCAGCGCCGCGCCGCCGCTGGCGTGCTCGCCGACGCTCGCGGCGTACCGGTGCACGAGGTGGCGGCCGAGGGCCTGCACCCGTTGGAACGGCTCGCCAGCCTCGTCGGGCACACCGACTTCGCGTCCGTGTACCTCGCGCTGTGTCTGGGTGTCGACCCGACGCCCACCCGTGCAGTGCTGGAGTTGAAGGACCGCGTACGGCAGTGATGTCGTGCGGTCGTCGGAGTTCTGGTTAGACGCAAGGAGCAGAGACAGGTGGCAGCTGGCGGCGGCACTAAGGCGATCCTCGCGGCGCTGGGGGCGAACCTGGGGATCGCGATCGCGAAGTTCATCGCGGCGGGGGTCACCGGTTCGGCATCGATGCTGGCCGAGGGAATCCACTCGTGCGCCGACTCGGGGAACCAGGCACTGCTGCTGCTCGGCGGCAAGCGGGCGAAGCGCGATGCGAGCGAGCAGCACCCGTTCGGCTACGGCCGGGAGCGGTACATCTACGCGTTCGTGGTGTCCATCGTGCTGTTCTCCGTCGGCGGGCTGTTCGCGCTCTACGAGGGGTACCACAAGATCCACGAGGCGCTGGAGCACCCGGAGGAAGGGCTCTCGCACTGGTACTGGGCGGTCGGTGTCCTCGTCATCGGTATCGTGCTGGAGGGGTTCTCCTTCCGCACCGCCATCGTCGAGGCGAACAAGGAGCGCGGCGGTGCGAGTTGGGTCGAGTACATCAGGCGAGCGAAGGCGCCGGAGCTGCCCGTGGTGCTGTTGGAGGACCTCGGCGCGCTCGTCGGTCTGGTCCTCGCGCTGCTCGGCGTGGGGCTCGCGGTGGTCACCGGCAACCCGATCTACGACGGCATCGGCACCCTGTGCATCGGCGTGCTGTTGGTGGTGATCGCCGTGGTGCTGGCGATCGAGACGAAGAGCCTGTTGCTCGGCGAGTCGGCGCGCAGCGACCAGGTGCGGGCGATCCGGCAGGCGGTCGAGGCCGAGGAGCCGGTCGAGCGGGTGATCCACCTGCGCACGCTGCACCTCGGCCCGGACGAGCTGCTGGTCGCCATAAAGATCGCCGTGTCGTCTCGCGACACCGCCGACGACATCGCGCACGCGATCGACAGCGCCGAGCGGAGGATCCGCGAAGTCGTGCCGTTGCACACGATCATCTACATCGAGCCCGACCTCTACCGGGAGTCCGTCGCCGGGTCTGCGGGTGAGGGCGTGCGGTGATCCTCGCGCTGACCAACCAGGTCCAGCCGTACGCGTGGGGCTCGCACACGGTCATCCCTGAGTTGCTCGGCGAACCGAGCCCTTCCGCCGATCCGCAGGCGGAGCTGTGGCTCGGTGCGCATCCGCGGGGGCCGTCCCTGGTCGGCGACCGGTCCCTCGCGGACGTCATCGCGGCGGAGCCTGGCGCGACGCTCGGCGGGCAGGTGGTGGCCGAGTTCGGCGGCCGGCTGCCGTTCCTGCTGAAGGTGCTCGCCGCCGAACACCCGCTGTCCATCCAGGTGCACCCGTCGGCCGAGCAGGCGCGGGCCGGGTTCGCGGCCGAGGAGGCGCGCGGCGTGCCGAGGGACGCACCGTACCGCAACTACGCCGACGACTGGCCCAAGCCGGAGCTGATCTGTGCGCTGACCGAGTTCGACGCGCTGTGCGGCTGCCGCGACGTGGCGCAGGCGCGGGAGCTGTTCGAGGAGCTGGTGGCCGCAGGTGCGGCCGGGCTGCGCCCGTACGTCGAGGCGTTGCGCGACGCCACCGACGTCGGCGCGGTGATCGGCCGGCTGCTCCGGCTGAGCCGGGCGGACGCCGGCGCGCTTGTGACGGAGGTGGCCGCGGCGAGCGTGGCCGCGCGGCCGCGGCCCGAGTTCGGCTGGACGACCAGGCTCGCCGCGCAGTACCCGGCGGACGCCGGTGTCGTCGTCGCCCTGCTGCTGAACTACGTACGGCTGGCGCCCGGCGAGGCGCTCTACCTGCCCGCGGGGAACATGCACGCGTACCTGCGGGGCGCGAGCGTGGAGCTGATGGCCAGCTCCGACAACGTCATCCGCGGCGGGCTCACCGCGAAGCACGTCGACGTCCCCGAGCTGCTGCAGGTGCTGGACGCCAGCAGCTGGCACGCCGGCACGATCAGCGGCGAGCGGCACGGCGCCGAGTGGGTGTACCCGACCGGCGCCCGGCACTTCCAGCTGTCCCGCGTCGAGCTCGACGGGGCGCAGGCGACGGTCGGCGGCGGCGTCCCGCAGATCCTGCTCTGCACGGCGGGCCAGGTGTCGTTGCGGGCCGCGGACGGGCACATGACGTTAACCCGGGGTTGCGCTGCGTTCGTCGGCGCGGAGACGCCTGCACTGGACGTCGAGGGCCGCGGCCGGCTGTTCCGCGCCTGCACGCCGCTGACCTGACCGTATCCGGGTGGTCGTCGCAGCGCACGGCGGCGTGCGTAGGTCACGAGGTGGCAACGAGGGGCACAACGCGCGGCCGGGCCGGTACCGTACCGCCGGGGAGGAAATGCGGAGATGAGCAGTTTCGATCTGTGGCCGTTCGAGGACGTGCGTTCGGTTGGTCGACGCGGCGAGCTCGAGATCCTGGTCGGTACCGCGCCGGACGGGCCGCCGGTGACCATCGTCCGGGTGGCGCCAGAGGCGGCCAGTGACGCCGGCTTGCGGCGTCGCTTCAAGGACGCCGTCGAGGCGGCGACGAGGCAGGCCGGTGCCGACGATCCACCGATCCTCTGGGCCGACACGGCCACCCTCGTGCCGTGGGCGGCCACCTACGACGACCGGATGCAGCGCGGCGCCGACCTGATCGGCGGCATCTTCGCGTCCGGCGCGTCCGGCGCGTCCGGTGCGGGTGGTGCGGGTGCCGCCGCTGCGCCGAGCCTGGGGGTCGCGTCCGGTGGGCCGCCGGCGGGCCCGTCGGGGGAGAAGAGCATCCCCGCGCTCGACGGGCCGGAGGCGGCCGGGCCGTATCCTGGTGCAGGGGTGCCACCGACCGCGCACGCCATGCCGCAGGGGCCAGGCGCGCCCCCGTTCCCGCCGCCACCGCCGCCGGGCGGCCAGCCGCCTGGCCCGCCGGGGGACGGCCCCGCGAAGCGGGGCTCCCGGGCGCCGTTGTTCATCGCACTCGGCGTCGGCGGGCTGGTGCTCGTGCTGCTGCTCGGCACCGGTATCTCGCTCGGCCTCACCCGGGAACGCGACCCGCTCAGCGAGCCGGGCACGAAGCCGCCGGCCTCGTCCAGCACCGGTACGCACACGGTGCAGTTCTCGCCCGGACCGTCGACCTCGTCGGCTACGCCCAGCGCCAGCCCGACGACGACGAAGCCGACGTTGAAGTCCCGCCAGCCGGTCTCCGTCTACGGACCGACCTGGAAGAAGGGCGACAAGACGTTCACCATGTCGTTCGGCCAGCTCGGTTGGTCGTTCCGCGCCCCGGGCGACTACGACTGCCTGGTCGTCGAGGACAAGGCGCGCAAGCTGCGGATCAACTGCCTGAAGCTCGGGGCGAAGAAGCGGGAGGAGCGCAGGTTGCTGATCGTGGACCGCAAGTGCACCGGCAGCTCGTGCAGCGCCGCCGAGCGGAGGACGTGCGAGACCGACATCTGGGGCACCAAGCTGTCCGACAAGATGCGCAACAAGGACAAGCACACCAAGTACACGTACGGCACCGGCAGGAACAAGAAGACCAAGCAGCGGCTGTTCTACGAGTACATGGGGTACTACTACAAGGACGACGAAGGCAACAGGAACCGTCACGTCCTCGTCTACGGCGACTCGCCGAAGGGTGACTTCGCGACCCAGATCCAGAAGACGATCAACGACATCCGCACCCAAGCCGGCTGAGCTGGCGGGCGGGTCGATACGGTGCGTGGCGACGACGCGCGTTGGCCGACCTGTGGTGCGCAATCGCCGGTATGTGCTGAGAGACTGGACACGCGCTAGTGGCCGCCGCGGGCGTCGCGCAGGTCGGGCAGAGCCGGCTGGCGCGCCCTGGGCCGGGTCAGCCCAGGCCGCGGGAGAGGAGGGGGCGTGTCTGCGGACGACCTGTGGCCGTTCACCGACGTACGCACCGCCGACCGGCGCGGTGACCTGCTCGTACTCGAGGGCACGGCGCCCGACGGTGCCCCGGTGACCATCACCCGGCTGGCGCCGTCCGCGGCTACCGACCCGGAGAT
Above is a window of Streptosporangiales bacterium DNA encoding:
- a CDS encoding DUF3499 family protein — protein: MSSVRRQCSRNACQNPAIATLTYVYADQTAVVGPLATYAEPHCYDLCADHADRLTAPKGWELVRLAPDPSSLQPSNDDLVALAEAVREAARPPTPGVAEPVGQGVEVGRKGHLRVVRSTRSG
- a CDS encoding phosphomannomutase/phosphoglucomutase — protein: MSSGQLAEIFKAYDVRGVVPDQWDATAARRIGAAFATVVEAAGVVVGHDMRPSSPELAAAFAEGAAAAGADVTSIGLASTDMLYFASGRLDLPGAMFTASHNPARYNGIKFCRSGARPISQATGLTEIRELAEGGGPAPAPRAGTVATDDQLTAYAEFLRSLVPLHDVRPLRVAVDAANGMAGHTAPAVFAGTPVEVLPLYFELDGTFPNHEANPLEPANLRDLQAFVRETGADCGLAFDGDADRCFVVDEHGESVSPSALTALIAVRELAREPGARVIHNLITSKAVPELVRAHGGEPVRTRVGHSFIKAEMAKTQAVFGGEHSAHYYFRDFWYADSGMLAALHLLAALGRSSGGLAQLLAEYARYAGSGEVNSEVADPAAALERVERAYAGQPDVTIDHLDGVTVSSADWWFNVRPSNTEPLVRLNVEAADGARLSRLRDEVLAVIRHDP
- a CDS encoding Trm112 family protein; translated protein: MTLDPWLLEVLACPACKASLRPVSDADELACTSDACGLVYPIRDDVPVLLVEEARKP
- a CDS encoding mannose-6-phosphate isomerase, translated to MMQIDEDVLDDQDRLTEADTGEMLRVVAGAGAQIREASTLTLEAGVDKLANEAPSRSCVLTGIGSSATPVGLVRAVVGVDSPLPLVTHPGGRLPRWVGPLDTVFAVSRSGTAVETLEAVEDAGRRGCGLVVVARPESPLEELARRFRGLFVPADRTPRHTRASLWHLSVPLLMAADRLGVTSVPGEIIATTADILDRVAEACRPTCESFVNPAKELALALAGDLPVVWGSGEVGAFAAERFVRQLSSNAKYPGVQARLREVAHGGIALLDGPFARRPETELFRDRVDDADGSEQPRIRLVLLRDDAEPEDDRQRRAAAGVLADARGVPVHEVAAEGLHPLERLASLVGHTDFASVYLALCLGVDPTPTRAVLELKDRVRQ
- a CDS encoding cation diffusion facilitator family transporter yields the protein MAAGGGTKAILAALGANLGIAIAKFIAAGVTGSASMLAEGIHSCADSGNQALLLLGGKRAKRDASEQHPFGYGRERYIYAFVVSIVLFSVGGLFALYEGYHKIHEALEHPEEGLSHWYWAVGVLVIGIVLEGFSFRTAIVEANKERGGASWVEYIRRAKAPELPVVLLEDLGALVGLVLALLGVGLAVVTGNPIYDGIGTLCIGVLLVVIAVVLAIETKSLLLGESARSDQVRAIRQAVEAEEPVERVIHLRTLHLGPDELLVAIKIAVSSRDTADDIAHAIDSAERRIREVVPLHTIIYIEPDLYRESVAGSAGEGVR
- the manA gene encoding mannose-6-phosphate isomerase, class I, with the translated sequence MLALTNQVQPYAWGSHTVIPELLGEPSPSADPQAELWLGAHPRGPSLVGDRSLADVIAAEPGATLGGQVVAEFGGRLPFLLKVLAAEHPLSIQVHPSAEQARAGFAAEEARGVPRDAPYRNYADDWPKPELICALTEFDALCGCRDVAQARELFEELVAAGAAGLRPYVEALRDATDVGAVIGRLLRLSRADAGALVTEVAAASVAARPRPEFGWTTRLAAQYPADAGVVVALLLNYVRLAPGEALYLPAGNMHAYLRGASVELMASSDNVIRGGLTAKHVDVPELLQVLDASSWHAGTISGERHGAEWVYPTGARHFQLSRVELDGAQATVGGGVPQILLCTAGQVSLRAADGHMTLTRGCAAFVGAETPALDVEGRGRLFRACTPLT